A single window of Helicobacter macacae MIT 99-5501 DNA harbors:
- the rpmG gene encoding 50S ribosomal protein L33 gives MAKGNVVKIGLKCSECGDINYSTTKNAKTKTEKLELKKFCPRLNKHTIHKEVKLKS, from the coding sequence ATGGCAAAAGGCAATGTGGTAAAAATTGGCTTAAAATGTTCGGAGTGCGGTGATATAAATTACAGCACAACGAAAAATGCCAAGACAAAGACAGAGAAACTGGAGCTTAAAAAATTCTGCCCTCGGCTTAACAAGCATACTATTCATAAGGAAGTTAAGCTAAAAAGCTAG